The sequence TTGGGTGTTAAACTAAAATGTTATGCGATGCGATGTGAATAACTGAATATGCATGCATGTTTCTTTATCGAATGCAGTACATGGTTGTGTTATTAAATTCTTTAGTTTTATGAATATGGTTTTTACTTTACCTCGTGTTTGTTGAATAGAGCTAGTGACAAGTGccaaaaagagaaaagaaagacAATAAATGGGGATGATTTGTTGTGGGCAATGGCAACATTAGGTTTTGAGGAATATATTAACCCGCTGAAGGCGTATTTGGCTAGGTACCGAGAGGTACTATCTTGTTTCCTGTAGTTATCTGGTAACCTTTTTCCCCCTAAAAAGTGTTTTGGGAAGTTATTACCTTCCTACTAAGTTCATGGTCAGGATACGGCAAATTTAAGAAGACGGTTGTAGGTTGTTTCTTCATTTTCTGCATTCAtgtcttttaaaattttcttggCTTTTTTCACCTGAATTTAAAGTTGATTACTGAGAATCTGATTCGCTTAACCTTTTGTCTCGGTGCATTTGGTGGAATGACTTCTATATTTCAGTTAGAGGTATGCAAGCCAGCTTTTTCTTCTACTTTTCTCGAGTTCCTTTAGTTGCTCTATAGTGATAATTTGTTGACAATTGTCAGGGTGATGCTAAGGGATCCGCTAGAGTTGGAGATGGACCTTCTAGGAAAGAAATCGGAGCTCAGCAGCCTCCCGAGTCACAGGTTAGCTCATTTCTTTCTTCATGCTTTGTTAGCTTTCTAAATGTCAGCAACGACGGAGAGAGGGGTGGTCGACAGGTGCAATCACCTATCCTAACTTTTCAATTTTTCATATAATCAAATCTCTTTAGGCTTTTGTTTCAATGGCTTGGAGATTGAAACGTATTTCTTGTTACTGTGTTAATTTTTGGCAGTTCGTTCATCAAGCTACTTTTCCACAAGGCTTCAGCTACTCAAGTTCCCAGGTCAAATTTTGAGTAGGGCCTCATCAGCTACTCAAACGCCAATTTCTGATTTAACTATTTGATTTATGTTGTGATATTTCAACATTTACATCTCAAACAAATACACCATGCTTTCTTCGTCTGCAACAGTCGTGCTTTGTAAATTCTACACTTTTATGTTACCTTTTGCTCTTCGTTTGGATCTCTTATAAGTTATATCTATGGAGAAGAaggctatttttttttttaaaaaaaatggagttCTCGAACAAATGCACACTTGTTTTAGTACGGA comes from Henckelia pumila isolate YLH828 chromosome 4, ASM3356847v2, whole genome shotgun sequence and encodes:
- the LOC140863914 gene encoding nuclear transcription factor Y subunit B-1-like, with the translated sequence MAESPGGFAGGGGSHDSGGGDHSPQSSVKEQDRFLPIANIGRIMKKALPANGKIAKDAKDTVQECVSEFISFVTSEASDKCQKEKRKTINGDDLLWAMATLGFEEYINPLKAYLARYRELEGDAKGSARVGDGPSRKEIGAQQPPESQFVHQATFPQGFSYSSSQVKF